The genomic window GTCAATTTCAATCACAGCATTGCCATTGCTTATGATGATCATTTTGCCAATTGGAGCGTCATAGAGCAGCTTGTATGTGGTTTCTTCCATGTCATATCCCTTGTTTTTGTCTCTCAAGCGCTTCGTATATCGGTCATTTATTCTGAATGCTTGGTGTTGTGATAGCTTTAATACAATTTACGTTTAGAAATAAGATTAGTTTTATTGAAATGGCTAGTGCATTCTCACCAGTTATTTTTTGTGGCATTATTCCCTAAATAATGTTCCCCAGGGTATTGTTTATGATTTATCCATTTACTTGATGGTGAGTATTATCTATGATGAAAAATCAGTTGTTTAAGCTGAACAGCTGATTAAGGGTGTAAAACTTACCCTCTACATATAAACGTTTATATTAATGGAAATCATTATGAAAAAGATGGCTCTAGCAGCTGCGTTAGCAGTTAGCTTCTCAGGTGCTGCATTTGCAGCGGAAACGACAGCAGCGGCAGGTACAGGTTCAGGTACAGCAGCAGGCGCTGGCGCATCAGCTGCAGCAACTGGCACGGCAACCACAGTGGCTGTCGCGACAGCAGCTGTAGTGGCAGCAACTGCTGTCGCTGTTGCTTCTAACGATAGCGGTGCAACGACAACAACAACGACTCGATAATCTTTAGTCGGTGTTTAAAACCATTTTATGTGAAAGCATAAAGTGGTTTTTTTATATCAGATTTTTATCTTAGATATTAGCAACCAAATTGCTAGGAAGTAGAATTCGTCATGCTTAAACCTCTAATCATATTCCTTGGTCTTTTTCTTGCTGGTTGTTCTCAGCAGTTTCAAGATGTAAATTCCACTTTTGATGAAGCCTTTTTTAGAAGTTCCGATGTTGAGTTGTCCAAAGAATACATTCAAACTTTACCTTATTCGAGTATTTATGCGGAAGTGAATGAGCAAGGTAAGATTTTTATGGTCTTGGCGTACGTTGGTAAAAATTCGCAAACGGGTGCAGAGCAATTGAAGTGGATGTCTTCTGATAAAGCAATGATCGTCACTGAAAATGGACGTATCGTACAAACTCTATTACTTCCTTACGACAATCTTTCAGGTTTGGCATTTCAACCGTTAAATTCGCTCTCGTCTGCAAGCTACTCATCACCAGACTTTGCTTCTGTGTTTGATGTGTCAGCTAATCCTGGAGCTCAAAAGTGGCAAGCGGTGTACGACTGGCAACCCAATTATCGATTAGGCTATAAAGCGAACATCACCCGAACATACGTGGGAAATGAGACGGTTGAAACGCCGTTAGCGACTATCGATACCAAGAAGTTCCAAGAAAAAATTAACTTCCCAATGCTAGAGAAAGAGATGACCAACGAATATTGGGTCGACAATAACGGTAAAGTAGTCAAAACCATACAGTATTTAGGCCCTGATATGACAAGACTAGAGTTAACCGTGCTTAAGAATTATCAAAGCAATGAATGAACAAGAATGATGAATTGTATGAGTCACATATCTAAAATGATGGAGAGTCGGTTGCCGGCAGTGAGAGTTCTGTTTATGATGAGCGCACTGTTTTCTCTATGCACAGTAAGCTACGCTTCTGCAGCTTCTAATCCTAATATTACCTCTGTTGATGAACTTGACAGTTCCTCTTCAGTTAAAACAACAATCGAGCTACCCCTTCAAGGTATAGCGCTTGAGTATAAAGCTAACGTCCGACTGCTTCAGGTATTAGACGACGTTAACGCGAATGTTAATGGCAGTCTTGGTTACTTCCCTCTTTCCGCTCAACTGTTTGATAAAACCAATACTGAAACTATCGAAGCCAAAAAACGTAATGTTCTGAATCAGCTTGAAGCTTTCGCGGTAGAAGAGCCGGAAGCAACCTTTGTTCGCCAACAGTTAGCCGCCTTTAAATACCTTAATCGAGTTTTTATTGATTTAGATCGTAATGCTGTTATCTCACAATCAGACAAGAATCCATTACTTGTTCCAAGTTCGAATCTAAGAAAAACGTCGGCCAGTCAAACTCAAGTGTTTTCTCTATACCTACCACAACGACCCACATCTATTCAGTTGATGGGAGTAATGAAAGATTCAGTAAGATTGCATGTGATTGAACATGGAACGTTGAATGATTATCTCGATGCATTACCAAGTGGTTTTGTTGGAGAGTCTGCCGATAAAAGCGTGGCATATGTTGTTCAGCCAGATGGCGTGGTACAAACCATCCCATATGCTTACTGGAACGAACAGCCAGTTTACTTAGCGCCAGGTGCCATCGTGTTTATGGCGTTTTACTCTTTGCCATCAGAATACTCAACGTTGAACCAAGATATCGTTGATTTGTTACGTCATAAGGTTGGCCTGTAATGCTGAAGCAGAAATCATTCCCTCTATCGGCAGTGTGTACCTCGGTTATCTGCGCCTTGTTAATGACCAGTAGTGCTTCTGTTTTTGCAGACACGGTTCGTGGTGAAACGCTTGATGCAAAAACGGTCGTTGATTCTTCTTCGATTCGAGCGGAGAAATCATCATTCAACGATAGCGAATACAGAACATCGCAAATGAACTTTGGTGGGGTTGGCTTAATGCAAATGCCAACAGGTCGAATGGCACCAGAAGGTGAGTTTAATTTTAGCGCTTCGTTTAATAACGAATACCATTTTTATAATGTAAGCCTACAGGTGATGCCTTGGCTTGAAACCACCATTCGTTATACACAAGTACAAGATCTCCTTTATAGCGGTGGGGGGAATCAAAATTGCTCTCAAAACTCATTCAGTGGTTGTACTAAATACACAGATAAAGGTATTGACTTTAAACTGCGTTTAATCGAAGAGGGGTACTACTTACCGGAAGTGTCGGTAGGTGTGCGTGACTTTGGTGGTACCGGCCTGTTTGATGGCGAATTTGTCGCGGCAACTAAGCGCTTTGGTCCCGTTGATTTTACCCTGGGCATGGCATGGGGATACATGGGCACCAGTGGCAACTTTACCAACCCTCTGTGTAAAGCCAGTGATAAGTATTGTAAACGCCCGTCTGATTATAAAGGCAATGGCGGCAGTGTCGATTTTGAGCGTTGGTTTAAAGGTGATACAGCAATTTATGGTGGCTTTGAATATCAAACCCCTTATAAGCCATTAACCCTGAAGCTTGAATACGATGGTAATGATTATTCTCAAGATTACCCCGTAGTGCGTGGTAGTGTCGACATGACACAACACACGCCTTGGAACGTTGGCGCTGTGTATCACTTTGCCGATTGGGGGGAAGCTAAAGTGAGCTATGAGCGAGGTGATACTTTAACCCTTGGTTTTGATTTCTCGACCAATTTTAATGAAATGTATTCTGTGTGGCGAGATACTGAAACAGCAGAATTGCGCCCAAGCGGTGTCGAAACGGTTGATGATATTAACATGGCAGCCCTTGCTAAAGAGCTTGAAACGATCGCTGGCTATGAACAAGCGCAAATCTTGATTGACGATAACAGTATTGTGGTAAAGGGTAGTCAGGTTAAGTACCGAGACAGAGATATCGCCCTTGAACGCGGTGCGACCGTGATTGCGAATGCGGTACCGAGTTACATCGATACCTATAAAATCATCGAAAACGATAAATCGATGGAACTCACCGAGACAACGGTAGATGCTCAAGCATTCAAAGCGGCGGCTAACAATCATTACCTTAATGCTCAAACCAGTGACGCAACAAACACTCACGAACCAGAGCGTAAGAAATCCGTGATTTATCTCGATGGGCGTGAGCGATTCGATGTGTCGATTTCACCAAACCTAGCTCAGTCGTTTGGTTCGGCCGAAAACTTCTACTTGTACAGTTTGGGCTTATACACCAAAGCTTCATTTTGGGCGTTAAACAATGTCGAACTGTCGGGCTCTCTTTACGTCAACTTAGTTGATAACTACGATAAGTTTAATTACGAAATCCCATCTGACGGCACAGACCAAACGCCAAGAGTAAGAACCTTGTTCCGCTCTTACGTTGACGAGCCAGTTCGCTTAGATCGCTTACAATTGACTTGGTTTGAAGACTATGGCAGCGGTGTCTACACCCAAGCTTATGGTGGTTACCTCGAGAGCATGTTTGCGGGCGTGGGTGGCGAAATCCTTTATCGACCATTCAACCAAAACTGGGCAATTGGTGCAGACATGACCGCCATTAGCCAGCGAGATCCAGAAAGCTGGTTTGGCACGTTTGATCAAGAGATCCAAGTCAACCCGAGCGACAGTAGCCGAACGTATAAAGTGGTCGATAAAGGTACGACTGGCTTTATTACCGGTTACTACATACCACAATGGGATTTCTTGAGCAATACACTACTTAAAGTCGGTGTGGGTAAATTCCTTGCGGGTGATATCGGTACTCGTATCGATTTCTCTAAGCAGTTCAAGAGTGGTGTGATAGCTGGCGCATTTGTCAGTTTAACCGACATGACAACAGAAGAGTACGGTGAAGGCAGTTATACCAAAGGTTTCTATGTATCAATTCCGTTTGATTTGATCACTGTAAAACCAAGCTCAAGCCGTGCTGGCTTTACTTGGTTACCGATCACGCGTGACGGCGGCCAAGTGCTGAACAAGCAATACAACTTGTTCGACCAAACCGACGCTCGCTCACCTTGGTTCCAAAGACCAAGCAGCGTGAAATAGAATGAAAATCAGATTCGAGCAACGAGTAACGGGATGCGAAGTACAGGGAAAGAGCCGTATCTTGCTACTTGCATCTGCTCCTAAACCATTCAGCAGGTTGAAAAATAATCACAGTTTGTGGATAATGCCTACGAATGAAACTAACCATATACAAGCAAAATTTTTGCTACGTTTTGGGTTTTGGATGAAACACGCCTATTCATATTTTATATTGATAGAAATAAATTAACTACGCGGTATGGTATCGTGGAATATCAGTGGGCGGTAGCGTTCCTATCTTTGATATTAGGATGGAAGCGAGATCACGGTAATAGATCTCCTTAACTCTCTTAAATACTGCATAGCTGATAAGATTATTTGTTCAAACTTCTTTGGGTGTCCTTTGGGATATCACGACACATTCCGTTTCTATGACTTGGTTAACATGAAGACTAATAAATATCGTCTCCTTTTGGCGCTACTTCCAGCACTGCTTACAGGGTGCGCGACTCCAGGAACTCACCTTTCTACTGGCAACAAGAATGTGATTCAGCCTTCAGGGGAACAGCAAGAATCTGATATTTCTGATGTGGTCAATCTTTACCCACTCACGGCTCAGTCTGTATCTAGCTATCGAAATGAAACTTTATCGGTTGCACAAGCAAACCCGGAACTTGATGTTGATATTGCCAAATATGAATATCAAGTGGGTGTTGGTGATATCTTGAATATTACCATTTGGGATCACCCTGAGTTGACGATACCGGCAGGCTCTTACCGTAGTAGCACAGAAGCGGGTAACTGGGTTCATGCCGATGGTACTATCTTCTATCCGTACATTGGTACCGTCGAAGTAGCCGGAAAAACTGTTCGCGAAGTGCGTACTGATATTGAAAATCGTTTAGCTAAATACATCGAAAGCCCTCAAGTTGATGTTAACGTAGCGGCTTTCCGCTCTAAGAAAGTCTATATTACGGGTGAAGTCTCTAAACCTGGCCAGCAGCCAATCACTAATATCCCATTAACATTACTGGATGCCGTGAACCGTTCGGGTGGTTTATCTGAAGATGCTGATTGGCGTCATGTTTCAGTAACCCGTAATGGCGTGGAAGAAAACCTTTCGCTTTATGGTTTAATGCAACGTGGTGACCTAACGCAAAACCGCTTACTGCAAGCGGGTGATATTGTTCACGTGCCTCGTAACGATAACCAGAAAGTCTTCGTGATGGGTGAAGTGAAAGAACCTAAGGTATTGAAGATTGATCGCGTAGGAATGAGCCTGACAGAAGCATTGAGTAATGTTGGTGGTATCAATGAGCTCACTGCCGATGCAACGGGTGTGTTTGTAATCCGAACTTCAGATGATAAATCAGAACGGATGGCGGACATCTACCAACTGAATATCGAAGATGCTTCAGCCTTGGTGATTGGCACCGAGTTTGATTTAAAGCCTTACGACATTGTTTATGTAACGGCAGCGCCAATCAGTCGCTGGAACCGTGTTATTGGCCAGTTGCTTCCAACCATCAATGGATTTAACAATCTAACAGAAGGTATGTTGCGCGTTCGTAATTGGTAACAAGCCCAGTTTGATAATCAGGTTGCATGTTTGCGTGCAACCTGATTTTTCATATTTATAATGGTGCCAGGTTTATAAATACGCTCGGTTTACGAAACAACTAACGTTATTAAGTGAATTATGTTTAATAAAATTTTGGTGGTGTGCGTCGGTAATATTTGCCGCTCACCGACTGGAGAACGTGTTCTTCAAAAATTGCTTCCCAATAAAGAAGTGGCCTCCGCAGGTATTGCTGCCGAAAAAAGTCGTTTAATTGGTAAACCCGCAGATGAAACGGCGACGTTGATTGCCTCTGAAAATGGTGTCGATGTTGAAAATCATCAGTCTCAACAAGTCACACCGCAGCTTTGTGCTCAGTATGATTTAATATTGGTGATGGAAAAGGGCCATTTAGAAGCGCTTACTCAAATATCACCGGAAGCGCGTGGTAAAACTATGCTATTTGGTCAGTGGATTGGTCAGAAAGACATTCCCGATCCGTATCGTCAAAGCCGTGAAGCATTTGAGCATGCTTATAAGTTGATTGACGAAAGTGCACAAGCTTGGGCGAAAAAACTGTAATTTAGTTTTGATATACTGTCGCTAAGTTATGCACTGCACATCGATAGAATTACTTAAGGGTAAAGGGGCGTAAGTCGTACGTTATTTACCTTCAAATATTAGTTTAGGAAGTCGCAATCTGATGACAACACAACCATATCAGCAATCACACACAGATAACTCTGATGAGATAGATTTAGGAATACTGCTTGGCATTCTGCTGGACGCTAAATGGTTAATCATACTGACCACATTCGCTTTTGCTGTGTTTGGTATTGCGTTTGCTCTGCTTTCAACACCAATATACAAAGCCGATGCATTGATTCAGATTGAAGAGAAGAGCTCTGGTGGCATTTCATCGATGGTTGGTGACATGGGCGAGTTGTTCTCTCAAGAATCTTCTGCGACGACGGAAATTGAGATCATCAAATCTCGTATGATCTTGGGTGAAACGGTTGATAAGTTTAACCTCACTACTGTGATATCGCCTAATTATGTACCTATTGTTGGTAAAGGTTTTGCTCGCTTAACTGGCGATATCAACCACATCACAGTGAATCGCTTTACCTTGCCAAGCCATGCAAGCGGTTATAGGCACACGATTCAAATTCTTGATGCTGAAAAAGGCACTTATCAGCTCGTGCGTGACGATGAACGCGTTATCTTGAAGGGGAAAGTGGGTGAACTCGCGGCAGCCGACGGCTACAGCTTGTTTGTTGCTGGCTTTGAATCATATAATGGCTTTGAATTTACCATTGGCAAACGCAGCCGATTAGAAGCCATTGAATGGTTAAAATCTTCTTTGTCTCTATCTGAGCAAGGTAGGCAAACAGGCATTTTGAATTTAAGCTTTGAAGGTGAAAACAAACAGCAGATCTCTGAAATCCTTAATCACATTAGCCGGATCTATTTCTTACAAAACGTGAAGCGTAACTCAGCAGAAGCTGAGAAGAGCCTCTCTTTCTTAAATAGTCATCTTCCGAGTATTAAAGCTGAGTTAACCGGCTATGAAGACGTACTAAACAATTACCGCCAAAAGAATGAATCGATCGATTTGGGCTTAGAAGCACAATCTACCCTAAAGACAATGGTAGAGCTTGAAGCGCAGTTGAATGAATTGACGTTTAAAGAGAGTGATATCAGCCAGCGTTTTACTAAAGATCACCCAGCGTATAAATCACTGATTGATAAACGCAAAACGTTATTGGATGAGCGAGAACGCCTAAACAAGCAAGTACAGAAGCTGCCAAAAACACAACGTGAAGTACTGCGTATGAAACGTGATGTTGAAGTAAGCCAACAAATATACATCCAGTTATTAAACAAGGTTCAAGAGCTCAGCATTATCAAAGCCAGTACGGTCGGTAACGTTCGTATCTTAGATGATGCCCAAGTGTATGCTGGCGCCGTTAGACCTAAGAAGCCGCTAATTGTTGTATTGGCGACACTATTGGGGGGCATGTTAAGTGTGGCGTTTGTGTTAGTGAAAGCGGCGTTCCACCGCGGTGTGGAAAGCCCAGATCAAATTGAACAAATTGGCCTTCCTGTTTATGCAGCGGTACCTAAATCTGATTTACAAATTAAGCTAACTAATCGCTTTAAATCGAAGAAACAGAAGACTAAGGATACTCAAGCACTGCTTGCCGAATCTAACCCTGCGGACCTTTCGGTTGAAGCGCTGCGTGGCCTGCGTACCAGCTTGCATTTTGCGATGCTGGAAGCGAAAAATAACATCCTGATGATTTCAGGCCCTGCGCCGGGCATTGGTAAATCATTCATCTCGACCAACTTTGCCGCAGTAGCCGCTAAAACAGGTCAAAAAGTGCTGTTGATTGATGCCGATATGCGTAAAGGTTACCTACAGCAAAGTTTCGGTGTGAACTGGGACAACGGTCTTTCGGATCTGTTAAGTAGCAAGGCAGAATTCGCTCAGTCAGTGAAGTCGACCCCAGTTGAAAACCTAGAAATCATTACCCGCGGCCAAGTACCACCAAACCCATCTGAGCTGCTGATGCACCCGCGCTTTGCAGAGTTAATGGAATGGTCATCAAAAGAGTATGACCTGGTGATTATCGATACCCCACCAATACTGGCGGTAACCGACCCAAGCATTGTTGGTGCCTTCGCTGGCACCACATTAATGGTGGCGCGTTACGGCCAAAACACCGTAAAAGAGATCGACGTTGCTCGTAATCGTTTCGAACAATCGGGTATCGAAGTGAAAGGAGTTATCTTCAACGCCATCGAGAAAAAAGCATCAAGCTCGTATGGCTACGGTTACTATAACTACGCGTATTCTAGTGATAAAAAATAGAGTTTAAGATCCGGTACGGGGTGTGGTGACATATCAAGTTATTCCAAACTTGAATGCCAAAAATTTCTGGAAGCTGTTCCTAGCTACTCATATTGTTTTAGCCCTCACGCGAAGTGCAAAGCAATACCCTGAAACACCGCCGACAATGTTCCCCAAGGCTAAGCCTATAAATAGTCCTTCGACGCCATTGATTTGGCTGCCTATCCACGCAAAGGGCAAGGCAAAGACAAACAAACGCATAAAGCTCCATTGAAAGGCTTTCAGTGGTTGATGCATGGCATTCATCCCACTGATCAGCATCATCACAATACCTTGGAACCCATAGCTAAACGGAACGACTAATAGGTAATGCCACAAAATGCCTCGTACGGATTCTTCTTGAGAAAACAGGGCGGACAAAGGAGTGCTTAGCGGCACCATCATTAAGAAAATCAAACCTTGGAACAGCACGGCAAAACGCATACTGAGAAACAGTGCCTTAAAGCTGCGTTGAGGGTTGTTGGCACCAAAGTTTTGCGCCATAAAAGGGGTAAGAGCCGAAGTCAGAGACATTAGCACAATGATAAGAATGGATTCAATCCGCTGGGCAGCGCCATAAGCGGCCACGGCTTCGGTCCCTTGTTTGGCAAGCATCATCATAATAATAGCCCCCGCCAATGGATTAAGGGCATTTGAGAGTGCCGCAGGGGTGCCGATAGTCAGTATTTGGTGCCAGTCGCCAAGGATGCTTTTGACATTGGGTAAAGCCAGAAGTTTCTCTCGTTTAATCAAGATATACAGCGAACAGCACAGAGCACCAAACCAACTAAACCCACTGGCAATTGCAGCACCTTGAATCCCTAATTCAGGGAATGGGCCATATCCAAAAATGAGCAGAGGGTCGAGAATGCCGTTGATTAGCCCTGCCAGCATCATAATTTTAGCGGGTGTTTTGGTATCGCCACTGGCGCGAATGGCACTGTTGCCTGCCATTGGGATGACCAATAAAGGAATGGTGGCATACCAGAGCAGCATGTAGTCTGAAATCAGAGGCAGTAAATCAGACTCTGCCCCCAATAAAGTAAACAAAGGTTCGAGCGAGACAATGCCAATGGCGGAAGCGCAACAGACCAGAAGTATCGCGAGTAATAATCCATGGCAGGTAAATCTTGCCGCATTATGGGCACAACCTTGTCCTAACAGGCGACCAATGCACGTAGAAAGTCCGATCCCAATGCCCATAGTAATACAGTTGATAGCGAAGGTGATGGGGAAGGTAAAACTCACCGCCGCAAGCGCTTGGGTACCAAGCAATGAGATAAAGAAGGTATCGACAAGGTTGAACATCAAGATCGCCACCATACCGAATATGGTCGGTATGGACATAGTACGCAGTGTACTCTCAATGGGGGCCGTTAATAGCCCGTGCTTATCTTGCATGTAAAACGCCGATTGAACTAGAATGTGGTTAGGATACCGTGAATTGTGAGTAGTCTGAAGATTGCTTTCATAAAGTTTACAAGTCACACAATACTAACAGCATACGGTGTGATAGCATTCTGCCGTTATTAATTTATGTTTTGAGAGATTTAAAGTGAAACCGCAGAGCCAACCACAACCGTACACCCCAGAAAATCCGCCTATGTATAGCTCAAATGATGAAATTGATCTGCGAGAACTTTTTAAAGCATTGTGGGACGGTAAACTCATAATTATTTTGGTGACCGCTTTATTCGCAGCGAGTAGTGTTGGTTACGCGCTGTCAGCTCAAGAGTGGTGGTCTTCCAGTGCTAAAATCACAGCGCCACAACCTCAGAACTTCGCAGTGTTTCAGCAGCAAGTGAAGCAGTTTCAACCTGTTTTTAATACTTATCAAGAAGACGGGACGGTCCTTGTCAACCAAGAGCTAGATCACTTGATTGCTCCTGAAGTGATGTTTCAAGACTTTGTGAGTGCTTTTGATTCAACGAATAGTAAGAGGGATTTCTTCGATAGTAATAGTGAGTTCCAAAAGCTTAAAAACTCTAGTGTTGTTGGTTCGGATATGACTGCTGATGTTAGAGCTTTATATGCTCAATGGTTTAGTCGAATTTCTGCTTCTAAAGTTGATAAAAAGGATAGTAACACACCATATACTCTTAATTTTCAAACAATGACTAAGGAAAGCAGCTTCAATTGGTTAACGGCTTATATATCGGCAATTGAGGCAAAGGTTCATCAAGATACGTTCAATAATTTGCGAGTTATGGTTGATAGTAAACGCAACGAATTGATGCAACAAAAGAAAATTTTAGAAATTCAGGCAAGACATCAGTTATTAAATGAAACTGAGCGATCCCAATATGCGATGCGTATTGCACAAGCTGCTGGTATAGATAAACCTATTTATACGGGGAATCACAAGGAACTATTTGGTATTGACTTAGGATCAAGAGGCTTACAGGAGAAAGTTAAAACGTTAAAATCAATTGAAAATTTAACTGTGATTGAGCCTCGCCTTCAACAAATAAATGCAAAATTAGAGATGTTGAATAGCCTTAAAATTGATCGTACTGTTGAATTTCAACCGTTTCGTTATCTAAGCGATGTGGAGCAACCTATCAATCGAGATAAACCTAAACGCGCTTTGATTGTCGTTCTTGGCACATTGTTAGGTGGCATGTTGGGTGTTGCCATTGTCTTGATACGCTTTGCGTTTAGAAAAGAAGATTAAGTTTCAAGCGGCCAGTGTTACTCACTGGCCGTTTTCCTTTTTATACCCTTTGTTGTTTGAGTTTCCTCACAATTTTCCCCTTTCTCCCCTTGGGATCTTTCACATCGCCCCAACATATTGTTTGACCCACACTGATCGTGGCAACTATCAAAATTTAAATTATCAGGAGATAAGACCGATGAATATCCGTCCTCTACATGACCGAGTTATCGTTGAGCGCCAAGAAGTTGAATCTAAATCTGCTGGTGGCATCGTTTTAACGGGTTCTGCCGCAGAAAAATCGACTCGCGGTATCATTCTAGCTGTTGGCAAAGGCCGCATTCTAGAAAACGGTTCAGTGCAACCGTTGGACGTAAAAGTTGGTGATACCGTTATCTTTGCAGAAGGTTACGGCACGAAAACTGAAAAAATTGACGGCAAAGAAGTTCTGATCATGTCTGAAAACGACATCATGGCGATCGTTGAGTAATCTACACTCCGACCATAGTCAGATAGCTTTCACTTTTGATAGAACCTAAACGTCATTCCCTACAGCGAGGTAAGAGCGAGATAGGGAATCTGAAACAGATAATGATGAAGATGAAAGCCAACAACAAACAAGAATTTAAAGGAAATAAAGATGGCTGCTAAAGACGTTAAATTTGGTAATGACGCACGTATTAAAATGCTAGAAGGTGTAAACGTTCTGGCTGACGCAGTAAAAGTAACACTCGGCCCTAAAGGCCGTAACGTTGTTCTAGACAAATCATTTGGCGCACCGACGATCACTAAAGATGGTGTTTCAGTTGCACGTGAAATCGAACTGGAAGACAAGTTCCAAAACATGGGCGCGCAAATGGTGAAAGAAGTGGCTTCGCAAGCGAATGACGCGGCGGGCGACGGTACAACGACAGCAACAGTTCTTGCTCAAGCCATTATCACTGAAGGCCTGAAAGCGGTAGCAGCTGGCATGAACCCAATGGATCTTAAGCGCGGCATCGACAAAGCGGTTATCGCAGCGGTTGAAGAGTTAAAAGGCCTTTCTGTGCCATGTGCAGACACCAAAGCTATCGCGCAAGTCGGTACTATCTCTGCAAACTCTGATGCGACAGTCGGTAACATCATTGCTGAAGCGATGGAAAAAGTAGGTCGTGATGGCGTTATCACCGTTGAAGAAGGTCAGGCTCTGCAAGACGAGCTAGACGTAGTAGAAGGTATGCAGTTCGACCGCGGTTACCTATCTCCTTACTTCATCAACAACCAAGAAGCAGGTTCTGTTGATCTAGAAAGCCCGTTTATCCTTCTTATCGACAAGAAAGTGTCGAACATCCGTGAACTTCTTCCGACTCTAGAAGCGGTTGCTAAGGCATCTCGTCCACTTCTAATCATCGCTGAAGATGTCGAAGGCGAAGCACTAGCAACTCTTGTTGTGAACAACATGCGTGGCATCGTCAAAGTGGCGGCGGTTAAAGCGCCTGGTTTCGGTGACCGTCGTAAAGCCATGCTGCAAGATATCGCTATCCTAACGGGCGGTACGGTGATCTCTGAAGAGATCGGCCTAGACCTTGAGAAAGTAACGCTAGAAGACCTAGGTCAAGCTAAGCGTATTACTATCACTAAAGAAAACTCAACCATCATCGATGGTGCGGGTGAAGAGACAATGATCCAAGGTCGTGTTGCTCAAATCCGTCAACAAATCGAAGATGCAACGTCTGACTACGACAAAGAGAAGCTTCAAGAGCGCGTAGCGAAACTAGCTGGCGGTGTTGCCGTTATCAAAGTGGGCGCTGCGACTGAAGTTGAAATGAAAGAGAAGAAAGACCGCGTTGAAGATGCACTTCACGCCACTCGCGCTGCAGTTGAGGAAGGTGTGGTTGCTGGTGGTGGCGTTGCCCTTATCCGTGCAGCCTCTAAAGTTGCAGGCCTTGAAGGCGACAACGAAGAGCAAAACG from Vibrio artabrorum includes these protein-coding regions:
- the groL gene encoding chaperonin GroEL (60 kDa chaperone family; promotes refolding of misfolded polypeptides especially under stressful conditions; forms two stacked rings of heptamers to form a barrel-shaped 14mer; ends can be capped by GroES; misfolded proteins enter the barrel where they are refolded when GroES binds), which codes for MAAKDVKFGNDARIKMLEGVNVLADAVKVTLGPKGRNVVLDKSFGAPTITKDGVSVAREIELEDKFQNMGAQMVKEVASQANDAAGDGTTTATVLAQAIITEGLKAVAAGMNPMDLKRGIDKAVIAAVEELKGLSVPCADTKAIAQVGTISANSDATVGNIIAEAMEKVGRDGVITVEEGQALQDELDVVEGMQFDRGYLSPYFINNQEAGSVDLESPFILLIDKKVSNIRELLPTLEAVAKASRPLLIIAEDVEGEALATLVVNNMRGIVKVAAVKAPGFGDRRKAMLQDIAILTGGTVISEEIGLDLEKVTLEDLGQAKRITITKENSTIIDGAGEETMIQGRVAQIRQQIEDATSDYDKEKLQERVAKLAGGVAVIKVGAATEVEMKEKKDRVEDALHATRAAVEEGVVAGGGVALIRAASKVAGLEGDNEEQNVGIRVALRAMEAPIRQITKNAGDEESVVANNVRAGEGNYGYNAATGEYGDMIAMGILDPTKVTRSALQFAASVAGLMITTEAMITDKPQDASAAMPDMGGMGGMGGMGGMM